In Juglans regia cultivar Chandler chromosome 13, Walnut 2.0, whole genome shotgun sequence, the following proteins share a genomic window:
- the LOC108985451 gene encoding uncharacterized protein LOC108985451 isoform X2 translates to MAATVSLSFSIDPQHHHFSLKTHFKPHPTLLLTSLPPTLKHPLLISRKCYASKSSSSSSHSTPSTATSSSYPEDPFRTGRFLSNEELEKLKLLGDFEYYRELESGSLSVRVMRAEEMDTTVALLAESFADSMLWPSGRKENGISEQEEQLAGTVEVCFDKRGANASPPTPTPPKNSPYICNMTVKKPLRRRGIGWHLLKASEELISEMSFSKEVYLHCRMIDAAPFNMYAKAGYSIVKTDSILILLMLQRRKHLMCKKLQPRRSPSDMSDSDEERAS, encoded by the exons ATGGCTGCGACAGTCTCGCTCTCTTTCTCCATAGATCCACAACACCATCACTTCTCCTTGAAGACGCACTTCAAACCCCACCCAACACTCCTTCTCACTTCCTTACCACCTACCCTCAAACACCCACTTCTTATTTCTCGCAAATGTTACGCCTCCAAATCTTCGTCCTCTTCCTCCCACTCCACTCCTTCAACAGCCACAAGCTCTTCTTATCCTGAAGACCCATTTCGTACAGGTCGGTTTCTGAGTAATGAAGAACTTGAAAAGCTCAAACTCCTTGGGGATTTCGAGTATTATCGGGAGCTGGAATCTGGGTCATTGTCGGTTCGGGTAATGAGGGCGGAGGAGATGGACACTACCGTTGCTTTGCTTGCCGAATCCTTTGCGGATTCCATGCTTTGGCCTTCTGG aagaaaagaaaatggaatatCAGAACAGGAAGAGCAGTTGGCGGGGACTGTTGAGGTTTGCTTTGATAAAAGGGGTGCAAATGCTTCTCCTCCCACGCCTACTCCTCCCAAGAATTCACCGTATATCTGTAATATGACCGTCAAAAAGCCACTCCGCAG GAGGGGCATTGGCTGGCATCTCCTAAAGGCAAGTGAGGAACTAATTTCGGAGATGAGTTTCTCAAAAGAGGTCTACTTACACTGCAGAATGATTGATGCAGCTCCATTCAATATGTATGCAAAAGCAGGCTACAGCATCGTCAAGACAGATAGTATTTTAATCCTGTTGATGTTGCAGAGACGTAAACACTTGATGTGCAAGAAACTTCAACCCCGAAGAAGCCCTTCTGATATGTCAGATTCTGATGAAGAACGAGCATCTTGA
- the LOC108985451 gene encoding uncharacterized protein LOC108985451 isoform X1, whose amino-acid sequence MAATVSLSFSIDPQHHHFSLKTHFKPHPTLLLTSLPPTLKHPLLISRKCYASKSSSSSSHSTPSTATSSSYPEDPFRTGRFLSNEELEKLKLLGDFEYYRELESGSLSVRVMRAEEMDTTVALLAESFADSMLWPSGYLSLLRFLVKQYLIERRTLMPHTATLIGFYRRKENGISEQEEQLAGTVEVCFDKRGANASPPTPTPPKNSPYICNMTVKKPLRRRGIGWHLLKASEELISEMSFSKEVYLHCRMIDAAPFNMYAKAGYSIVKTDSILILLMLQRRKHLMCKKLQPRRSPSDMSDSDEERAS is encoded by the exons ATGGCTGCGACAGTCTCGCTCTCTTTCTCCATAGATCCACAACACCATCACTTCTCCTTGAAGACGCACTTCAAACCCCACCCAACACTCCTTCTCACTTCCTTACCACCTACCCTCAAACACCCACTTCTTATTTCTCGCAAATGTTACGCCTCCAAATCTTCGTCCTCTTCCTCCCACTCCACTCCTTCAACAGCCACAAGCTCTTCTTATCCTGAAGACCCATTTCGTACAGGTCGGTTTCTGAGTAATGAAGAACTTGAAAAGCTCAAACTCCTTGGGGATTTCGAGTATTATCGGGAGCTGGAATCTGGGTCATTGTCGGTTCGGGTAATGAGGGCGGAGGAGATGGACACTACCGTTGCTTTGCTTGCCGAATCCTTTGCGGATTCCATGCTTTGGCCTTCTGGGTATCTGTCCCTGCTGAGGTTTTTAGTGAAACAGTACTTGATTGAGAGACGAACTCTAATGCCCCACACCGCCACGCTTATTGGTTTTtacagaagaaaagaaaatggaatatCAGAACAGGAAGAGCAGTTGGCGGGGACTGTTGAGGTTTGCTTTGATAAAAGGGGTGCAAATGCTTCTCCTCCCACGCCTACTCCTCCCAAGAATTCACCGTATATCTGTAATATGACCGTCAAAAAGCCACTCCGCAG GAGGGGCATTGGCTGGCATCTCCTAAAGGCAAGTGAGGAACTAATTTCGGAGATGAGTTTCTCAAAAGAGGTCTACTTACACTGCAGAATGATTGATGCAGCTCCATTCAATATGTATGCAAAAGCAGGCTACAGCATCGTCAAGACAGATAGTATTTTAATCCTGTTGATGTTGCAGAGACGTAAACACTTGATGTGCAAGAAACTTCAACCCCGAAGAAGCCCTTCTGATATGTCAGATTCTGATGAAGAACGAGCATCTTGA
- the LOC108985449 gene encoding protein ALTERED XYLOGLUCAN 4, protein MGGGTATISPFKDQTHSLAKKILPWTIYALLPIALFRLYFYPLQLPQSSTDQLPSTTPVTISSSSSLSLPPTQFYSSEEEGKTNETPCDYTRGRWVHDRRGPLYNGTTCGTIKDGQNCISHGRPDLDYLYWRWKPKQCKLPRFEPNTFLELIRNKHIAFVGDSMARNQLESLLCMLATASAPNLVYRDSEENKFRRWNFPSHNATVSVYWSPFLVKGIEKSHGGPNFNKLYLDRVDEKWASDLDRIDMVVLSIGHWFLHPAVYLEGDLVLGCHYCPGLNHTEIGFYEVLRKGLRTSLKTIIERRGSTGNGIDVIVTTFSPAHFEGDWDKAGACPKKKPYKEGEKLLEGMDAEMRKIEVEEVEAAKENALQFSGFRLESLDVTKLSLMRPDGHPGPYMYPFPFANGVTERVQNDCVHWCLPGPIDTWNEILLQVMKKWEGELRRGG, encoded by the exons ATGGGTGGCGGAACTGCTACAATAAGTCCATTCAAAGACCAAACTCACTCCCTCGCCAAGAAGATCTTACCGTGGACCATCTATGCCCTTCTCCCCATAGCTCTCTTTCGCCTTTACTTTTATCCTCTCCAACTCCCTCAGTCCTCCACCGATCAGCTCCCCAGTACCACCCCTGTaaccatctcctcctcctcttctctttctcttcctcctaCTCAGTTTTATTCTTCTGAAG AAGAGGGAAAAACTAACGAAACTCCATGTGACTACACCAGAGGCAGATGGGTCCATGATCGGCGGGGCCCTTTGTACAATGGTACTACATGCGGTACCATCAAGGATGGCCAAAATTGCATCTCTCATGGCAGGCCTGATCTGGACTACCTCTATTGGAGGTGGAAACCCAAGCAATGCAAGCTACCAAGGTTTGAACCCAACACCTTTCTTGAGCTCATTAGGAACAAGCACATAGCTTTTGTGGGTGACTCCATGGCTAGGAACCAATTGGAGTCGCTTCTTTGCATGCTAGCCACTGCATCTGCGCCTAACCTTGTCTACCGGGACAGCGAGGAGAATAAGTTCCGTAGGTGGAACTTTCCTTCTCACAATGCCACTGTTTCAGTATACTGGTCGCCATTTCTCGTAAAGGGTATTGAAAAATCTCACGGGGGGCCTAATTTCAACAAATTGTATTTAGATCGGGTGGATGAAAAGTGGGCAAGTGACTTGGATCGCATAGACATGGTTGTTTTATCAATTGGGCATTGGTTTCTACACCCGGCGGTGTACTTGGAGGGTGATTTGGTGTTAGGTTGCCACTATTGCCCTGGTCTCAATCACACAGAGATTGgtttttatgaagttttgaggAAGGGTTTAAGGACTTCCCTGAAGACCATAATCGAAAGGAGAGGGTCTACTGGTAATGGAATTGATGTAATTGTGACTACGTTTTCGCCTGCACATTTCGAAGGTGACTGGGATAAAGCCGGGGCCTGTCCAAAGAAAAAGCCTTATAAGGAGGGGGAGAAGCTGCTTGAAGGAATGGATGCAGAGATGAGAAAAATTGAGGTAGAGGAAGTGGAGGCGGCAAAGGAAAATGCTTTGCAATTTTCAGGGTTCAGACTGGAGTCATTGGACGTGACCAAGTTATCATTAATGAGACCGGATGGTCACCCGGGGCCATATATGTATCCTTTTCCCTTTGCTAATGGGGTGACAGAACGCGTGCAGAATGATTGTGTGCATTGGTGCTTGCCGGGGCCTATTGACACTTGGAATGAAATCTTGCTGCAAGTAATGAAGAAATGGGAGGGTGAGTTAAGGAGAGGAGGATAA